The following nucleotide sequence is from Candidatus Cloacimonadota bacterium.
TGCAAGCGGAAGGTGTACAATTCGACGAAAAAGAAAGGATTGATTTCAATAAATATTTGTGGAAACCTTCCTCAAAAGAATGATTATAGAAATCAAATCTCTTGACGACAAATTTCCCGATATTTAGCTTCGCTTCAAAGTGAAGATTGATAAACAATTGATAAGGAGGAAATATCAATGAATAGATTTTTTAAAATTGGCTTGTGTTTCATTATCGCAGGAATTATTTTCCTGACCGGATGTGAAAACAACGGTTCCAACGATGAACCCGGCATTTTGGAAGGTGTGGTAACTAATATTAATACCGGTGAATTGGTGAATGGAATTACGGTTGCCAATGGAGATTCGATTTTAGCCACAACCGACATTAACGGCTATTATAGCTGTGAAATGGAACAGGGAACTTACACGATTTCATTTTCGGGAAACGGATTTGTAACTCAAATCCAAAATGAAGTTGTTGTGGAATCGGAAGAAACTACAACTCTCAATATTCAAATCGTTCCGATAAATGTGATAGAAATTACCGGAAACATCGCTGGAAACGTTACTTGGAATAACAATAATATCTATCACATAAATAATCCTATTCAAATTTTTGCAACTCTTACAATCCAGGAAGGTACTGTCATCAAGTTTGAGGAAGGTGCTTCATTCTCAACATTAGGAAATGGAGGAGAAATTATTGCTGTAGGATCGGAAATTCAACCCATTGTGTTTACATCAATTTATGATGATGTGGCAGGTGGAGATTCCAATGGTGATGGCAATGCCACTTTTCCAGCCCGAGGAGATTGGACTGATATTGCAATAAACGGAGAAGACAATCTTTCCAATTTTGATTATTGTGTTTTCCGTTATGGCGGCGGAAATGATGAGCAGGTTATCAAGCTGGAAGATGATACTGATGTAAGTATTACCAATAGTGTTATAGCTCACAATCTGGGAGAAAACGGAGCAATAAATGCAGCAACTGCTGGAAGTGGAACCACGATTTCAGATAACTGGATTTATGATAACGCCTGGCCACTTCAAATCAACTTGACCATCGACCTGAATGCCAGCAATATTTTTGCTGATCCCGAAAGCAGAGATGTGGAAAATGATCATATCGGAATTTTGGTGGATAACTATCTTGCGGATGGTAGCGTAAGTTGGAGTGAGATCGAAATGCCGTATGTTTTCTATGAAACAGATTATCAAATTTCCACTGATAACTCGTTGGATTTATCGGCCGGAGTTATCTTCAAATTTTACGAAAATACCAGACTGGAAGTTGATGGAACTTTGAATGCTACTGGAAGCCAGACCAATCCTGTTTATTTCACTTCCATTTACGATGATGAAGCTGGTGGAGACACAAACGAAGATGGCGATGCCACAGA
It contains:
- a CDS encoding carboxypeptidase-like regulatory domain-containing protein, yielding MNRFFKIGLCFIIAGIIFLTGCENNGSNDEPGILEGVVTNINTGELVNGITVANGDSILATTDINGYYSCEMEQGTYTISFSGNGFVTQIQNEVVVESEETTTLNIQIVPINVIEITGNIAGNVTWNNNNIYHINNPIQIFATLTIQEGTVIKFEEGASFSTLGNGGEIIAVGSEIQPIVFTSIYDDVAGGDSNGDGNATFPARGDWTDIAINGEDNLSNFDYCVFRYGGGNDEQVIKLEDDTDVSITNSVIAHNLGENGAINAATAGSGTTISDNWIYDNAWPLQINLTIDLNASNIFADPESRDVENDHIGILVDNYLADGSVSWSEIEMPYVFYETDYQISTDNSLDLSAGVIFKFYENTRLEVDGTLNATGSQTNPVYFTSIYDDEAGGDTNEDGDATEPAAGDWDYIIVSGMGNSSSFMNCKFMYGGGSDDDYTLCLGNGTEADVSYCLFKNNNGMNTAALDASLAAAGTSIRESDFYFNQKPLRINGAISLDNSNTFRNPNNYTQANTQNAIFVDTPGTTCLVQGDIVWAENEFGVAFVALNGGIEIDAGNSLTLAEDVIMKFMNCGLTYNGDNLINYDANGVFFTSWYDDEHGGDTNGDENSTTPSAGDWLGINNQGTWEDWDNILYSQNP